The DNA sequence AAGGCCACCGAGTTGACCTGCAGCACCGCCATGAAGGCCGCCAGCGTGGTGGTGCCCAGCCCGGCCAGGATCACGGTGACGAAGAGGTTGAAGGCGAGGAACTCGAAGAACCAGTTGAGGCCGGAGGGGAGCCCGAAGCGGAGCATGCGGAGGAGCTCGGTCAGCGAGAGCGGACGGCGCCCGGCCCCGAGGCGCCGCCCCTCCAGCAGGAAGCCCGCCAGCAGCCCGGCGAAGGCCAGCCAGGTGGCCAGCGCCGAGGCCAGCGCCGCGCCCGCCACGCCCCTGGCCGCGAACCCCAGGTGGCCGTCGATGAGCAGCCAGTTGCCGCCCACGTTCAGCACCATGGCCGCCACGTTGGCCACCATGGGCCGGCGGGTGTCGCCCAGGCCGCCGTAGTAGTTGGCCAGCGCCTCCAGGCCGATGGCGGCGCCGCTCGACCAGAGCCGGATGGCCAGGTAGGTCGCCAGGAGCGGCACCACGTCGGCCGGCAGGTCGAGCCAGGCCAGCGCCACGGGCAGGGCCGGGATGGCCGCCAGGCCGGCTGCCTGGGTGGCCAGCGCCACCGCCAGCCCGTACCAGCCGTAGCGCCGCGCGCCGGCCCGGTCGCCCCGCCCGAAGAGCTGCGAGGCGAAGGAGGAGACGATGAAGACCACCCCCATCGGCAGGATGAAGACCGAGAAGGCGTTCATGGCGCCGGTGGTGGTGGCCGCCAGCGCGGCGGCGCCCAGGTGGGCCACCATGACCGCGTCGGAGACGCCCACCACCACCTGCGACGAGCGGGAGACCACGATGGGCCAGGCCAGCGTGAGCAAGGTGCGCAGGCCAGGCGCCAGCGGCGCG is a window from the Anaeromyxobacter sp. genome containing:
- a CDS encoding MATE family efflux transporter, producing MSGPPVSPDPGEAAPAAVPGAAAAAPLAPGLRTLLTLAWPIVVSRSSQVVVGVSDAVMVAHLGAAALAATTTGAMNAFSVFILPMGVVFIVSSFASQLFGRGDRAGARRYGWYGLAVALATQAAGLAAIPALPVALAWLDLPADVVPLLATYLAIRLWSSGAAIGLEALANYYGGLGDTRRPMVANVAAMVLNVGGNWLLIDGHLGFAARGVAGAALASALATWLAFAGLLAGFLLEGRRLGAGRRPLSLTELLRMLRFGLPSGLNWFFEFLAFNLFVTVILAGLGTTTLAAFMAVLQVNSVAFMPAFGLASAGAILVGQAIGAGRRDDVPGVVWLTFQVAAGWQGLAGLLYLAAPALILAPFATDPASGPALLEAGARMLVLTATWQLFDAAAAVVGEALRAAGDTAFMLWARVAIAWGIFLPGSWISVRWLGGGDLVAVGWLVLYLGLLALVIWLRFRGGAWRRLELVEPAPLA